A stretch of the Thermus thermophilus genome encodes the following:
- the ribD gene encoding bifunctional diaminohydroxyphosphoribosylaminopyrimidine deaminase/5-amino-6-(5-phosphoribosylamino)uracil reductase RibD, with translation MRDLDERFLRRALQLAERARGHTSPNPLVGAVLVKEGRIVGEGFHPRAGEPHAEVFALRQAGEEARGATAYVTLEPCDHHGRTPPCSLALLQAGVSRVVVAAREENPVAKGGLERLRAGGVQVEAGLLEAEARAQNEVFFAVQRKGLPFVLLKAALTLDGKVAAPSGDARWISSEASRRVAHAYRQWLPAVMVGVGTVLKDDPALTVREPDFRPFPLMVEPPPLRDPLKVVLDTEARTPPTARLFRKGPRGEPARVLVFVGEGAPRARVSVLEEAGARVVALPREGGRVDLQKALAFLLEEGVDGVLLEGGPGLAGAFLERGLVDKLALFLAPKLLGEGRGLAEGFRVERMAEALRLRLARREWLGEDLWLEAYPEG, from the coding sequence TTGCGCGACCTGGACGAGCGCTTTCTGCGAAGAGCCTTGCAGCTGGCCGAGCGCGCCCGGGGCCACACGAGCCCGAACCCCCTGGTGGGGGCGGTGCTGGTAAAGGAGGGGCGGATCGTGGGGGAGGGGTTCCACCCCCGGGCGGGGGAGCCCCACGCCGAGGTCTTCGCCCTCCGGCAGGCGGGGGAGGAGGCCCGGGGGGCCACGGCCTACGTGACCCTCGAGCCCTGCGACCACCATGGCCGCACCCCGCCCTGCTCCTTAGCCCTCCTCCAGGCGGGGGTTTCCCGGGTGGTGGTGGCGGCCCGGGAGGAAAACCCCGTGGCCAAGGGGGGGCTTGAGCGCCTGCGGGCGGGGGGGGTCCAGGTGGAGGCGGGCCTTTTGGAGGCCGAGGCCCGGGCCCAGAACGAGGTCTTCTTCGCCGTGCAGAGAAAGGGCCTTCCCTTCGTCCTCCTCAAGGCGGCCCTCACCCTGGACGGGAAGGTGGCCGCCCCTTCGGGGGACGCCCGCTGGATCTCCTCGGAGGCGAGCCGCCGCGTGGCCCACGCCTACCGGCAGTGGCTTCCCGCCGTGATGGTGGGGGTGGGGACCGTCCTAAAGGACGACCCCGCCCTCACCGTGCGGGAGCCCGACTTCCGCCCCTTCCCCCTCATGGTGGAGCCCCCGCCCCTCCGCGACCCCCTCAAGGTGGTCCTGGACACCGAGGCCCGCACCCCCCCCACGGCCCGCCTTTTCCGGAAGGGCCCCAGGGGCGAGCCCGCCCGGGTTCTGGTCTTCGTGGGGGAGGGGGCCCCGAGGGCGCGGGTTTCGGTCCTGGAGGAGGCGGGGGCCCGGGTGGTGGCCCTTCCCCGGGAGGGGGGGCGGGTGGACCTGCAAAAGGCCCTCGCCTTCCTCCTGGAGGAGGGGGTGGACGGGGTGCTCCTGGAGGGAGGGCCGGGGCTTGCCGGGGCCTTTCTGGAAAGGGGCCTGGTGGACAAGCTCGCCCTCTTCCTCGCCCCCAAGCTCCTGGGGGAGGGGAGGGGGCTTGCCGAGGGCTTTAGGGTGGAGCGGATGGCGGAGGCCCTCCGCCTGCGCCTTGCCCGCAGGGAGTGGTTGGGGGAGGACCTCTGGCTCGAGGCCTACCCGGAGGGATAG
- a CDS encoding riboflavin synthase, translated as MFTGLVEETGEILKVEEGPFLRVHIAARRVLEDLKVGDSVAVDGACLTAVAVEEGGFWVELAQETLRRTAPTWRVGHRPNLERALKVGDRLGGHFVTGHVDGVARLLEVREAPGAKDFYFLPPKGLAPYIAEKGSVALNGVSLTVAGLAGEAFWVTLIPHTLEVTNLGRLRVGDGVNLEVDLIARYVARLLGRA; from the coding sequence ATGTTCACGGGACTCGTGGAGGAAACGGGGGAGATCCTGAAGGTGGAGGAAGGGCCCTTCCTCCGGGTTCATATCGCCGCCCGGAGGGTGCTGGAGGACCTCAAGGTGGGGGACTCCGTGGCCGTGGACGGGGCCTGCCTCACCGCGGTGGCGGTGGAGGAGGGGGGGTTTTGGGTGGAGCTCGCCCAGGAGACCCTGCGCCGCACCGCCCCCACCTGGCGGGTGGGGCACAGGCCCAACTTGGAGCGGGCCCTGAAGGTGGGGGACAGGCTTGGGGGGCACTTCGTCACCGGGCACGTGGACGGGGTGGCGAGGCTTTTGGAGGTGCGGGAGGCCCCGGGGGCCAAGGACTTCTACTTCCTCCCCCCCAAGGGGCTCGCCCCCTACATCGCCGAGAAGGGGAGCGTGGCCCTGAACGGGGTCTCCCTCACGGTGGCGGGGCTTGCGGGGGAGGCCTTCTGGGTCACCCTCATTCCCCACACCCTCGAGGTGACCAACCTGGGGAGGCTTCGCGTGGGGGATGGGGTGAACCTCGAGGTGGACCTCATCGCCCGTTACGTGGCGCGGCTTTTGGGGAGAGCGTGA